The following proteins come from a genomic window of Alicyclobacillus dauci:
- a CDS encoding UDP-N-acetylmuramoyl-L-alanyl-D-glutamate--2,6-diaminopimelate ligase — MRLSELLQPLFSYQIYGSDDPDVLAIEADSRRVTPGTLFVAVPGHTVDGHDFAQAAVSSGAVALLVERQLPELPVAQVVVEDCRRVSAILADVLYGHPSSQLRTIGVTGTNGKTTVTHIIRHILCTAGKRVGLLGTVGGRIGDEAFPLANTTPEAVDVHGYLKKMVDSDCTYAVMEVSSHALVERRVAGVAYGIGVFTNLTQDHLDFHGTMENYAHAKALLFARLGNTYGNTRHENAYAVVNVDDSYASYMIEASVAQTLTYGLSEQAHVRAVSVKLDHTGVRMTVLTPLGDIDVHTGLIGRFNVYNVLAAVSVGIIEGIPLESIATALASYSGVPGRCERVDAGQPFGIFVDYAHTPDGIENVLSSVREFAKGKVISVVGCGGDRDKTKRPIMAAKALQLSDYAILTSDNPRTEDPNAILDDMEAGVVGLTGQYERIVDRREAIQAAIARASAGDVVVIAGKGHEDYQIIGKSKIHFDDREEARAAVLASVSDEQV; from the coding sequence GTGCGGTTAAGCGAGCTATTACAACCGCTATTTTCCTATCAGATATATGGGTCCGACGACCCGGACGTGTTGGCAATCGAGGCGGACTCCCGGCGAGTCACGCCCGGAACCCTGTTTGTTGCGGTGCCAGGTCACACGGTTGACGGGCACGACTTTGCGCAAGCAGCCGTGTCGTCAGGTGCCGTCGCACTGCTGGTGGAACGTCAGTTGCCTGAGCTTCCTGTTGCCCAAGTGGTCGTAGAGGATTGTCGCCGGGTATCAGCTATCCTGGCCGATGTCCTGTACGGACATCCTTCATCCCAACTGCGAACAATTGGCGTGACGGGAACCAATGGAAAGACAACGGTGACGCATATCATTCGGCATATCCTCTGTACCGCGGGAAAGCGAGTAGGCCTGCTCGGTACGGTCGGAGGCCGCATCGGGGACGAGGCGTTTCCCCTCGCTAACACGACACCGGAAGCAGTTGACGTACACGGGTATCTCAAGAAGATGGTCGACAGCGATTGTACGTATGCGGTTATGGAAGTTTCATCCCACGCCCTGGTAGAGCGCCGAGTTGCAGGCGTAGCATACGGAATTGGTGTGTTTACGAACTTGACTCAAGACCATCTTGATTTTCACGGTACGATGGAGAACTACGCACATGCCAAGGCGCTTCTGTTCGCGAGACTGGGGAACACGTATGGAAACACACGACATGAGAATGCGTATGCCGTGGTCAATGTCGACGACTCTTATGCCTCGTACATGATTGAAGCATCGGTGGCGCAGACGTTGACATATGGTTTGTCCGAGCAAGCTCACGTGCGCGCTGTGAGTGTTAAACTTGATCACACCGGCGTCCGCATGACCGTGTTGACTCCGCTGGGCGATATCGACGTGCATACAGGACTGATTGGTCGTTTTAACGTGTACAACGTTCTGGCAGCGGTATCTGTCGGCATTATCGAGGGGATTCCACTGGAGTCTATAGCGACGGCGCTCGCGAGCTACAGCGGTGTGCCTGGGCGATGTGAGCGGGTTGACGCTGGTCAACCATTCGGTATTTTTGTGGACTACGCACATACGCCCGATGGAATCGAGAACGTCCTCTCCAGTGTCCGTGAGTTCGCGAAAGGAAAAGTCATTTCTGTGGTGGGCTGCGGTGGTGATCGGGACAAAACAAAACGGCCAATTATGGCGGCAAAGGCGCTCCAGCTCAGCGATTACGCTATTTTGACAAGTGACAATCCAAGAACTGAGGATCCGAATGCTATTTTAGATGATATGGAAGCCGGGGTTGTGGGCCTCACGGGGCAGTACGAGCGCATCGTCGATCGTCGAGAAGCCATCCAAGCAGCAATTGCACGCGCAAGTGCGGGTGATGTTGTTGTCATTGCAGGAAAAGGTCACGAAGATTACCAGATTATTGGAAAATCAAAAATTCACTTCGACGACCGTGAAGAGGCCCGGGCCGCAGTACTGGCCAGTGTCTCTGACGAACAGGTGTAG
- a CDS encoding penicillin-binding transpeptidase domain-containing protein, with protein sequence MNNYNSGWKPNKRKPPQRQARRSKARIWVLQGTLVLALCTVLWRVYDVQKVYGKQLSKDESRSVDVSHVLLAPRGSILDAQGNKLAYDVPAFYVDIKVDDLKANATAVAQILAPILGTTPNTIVAKLTGSAHWVRWPYPVLEPVKSQLEDAFKHHLWAPDDKKTQWSADITYSPTEQRFYPYGQFAANTLGYVALNSGVGEGGVEYEYNKLLAGYNGTVNFKQDAYGFPLPGSVNVSKQAQPGDSVQLTIDDTVQGYVENEMDSLVQKYQPQHAAIIVTNPQTGAILAMSSRPTYNPNTYWTASDPNALSQNWAVSSVFEPGSTFKPIVLTSALATGSVSLNQTFQSGTTQVAGHTIQDWNYGQGWGTITYQQALERSSNVGFAKIAQALGWPNLLHYMDLFGFLNKTGVDLPNESSSIIFPPSERGTIQLSTAGFGQGIAVTPLQQMAAMGAIANGGKLMKPYITSQIISPDGKTVKKFSPTVVRQNFIPQNVLDAVNQTMVLDVSGKDGIDGVAKIPGYDVAGKTGTAQVVDAQTGQYYSNRFITSFIGYAPASHPVVEVYVTVDWPKAAEANTWGSTIAAPYARDIMKDVLQYDHVPPTGTVKNVATQTAGANKVQYVKTPNIVGLTEQAATAKLKSIGLNNMFAGDSGNVQKQWPAPGIDVAKGSTLYGLLQTGSSGQVAVPNLTGLSLRDATNLLAAMSLKISPTGTGYVTKQTVPSGTKVGSGTTIGVSLQPSPSN encoded by the coding sequence ATGAACAATTACAACTCGGGTTGGAAACCGAACAAGCGGAAGCCGCCACAGAGACAAGCACGCCGCAGTAAGGCGCGTATATGGGTCCTTCAAGGTACGTTGGTGTTGGCGCTGTGTACAGTGTTGTGGCGCGTATACGACGTTCAGAAGGTATATGGAAAGCAACTTTCTAAGGACGAAAGTCGATCGGTGGATGTCAGCCATGTGTTGCTGGCACCGCGTGGGTCCATTTTAGATGCGCAAGGGAACAAGCTGGCCTACGATGTTCCGGCATTTTACGTGGACATCAAGGTTGACGATTTAAAGGCGAACGCCACGGCAGTTGCACAAATTTTAGCACCTATTCTGGGTACAACACCGAACACGATTGTCGCCAAACTGACGGGAAGCGCCCACTGGGTGCGGTGGCCGTACCCAGTGTTGGAACCGGTCAAGAGTCAACTTGAGGATGCGTTTAAACATCATCTTTGGGCTCCCGACGACAAGAAGACACAGTGGTCTGCTGACATTACGTATAGCCCAACTGAACAACGTTTTTATCCGTATGGTCAGTTTGCAGCCAATACGCTCGGGTATGTGGCATTAAACTCTGGTGTTGGTGAAGGCGGCGTTGAGTACGAATACAACAAGCTCCTAGCTGGCTACAATGGGACGGTTAACTTCAAACAGGATGCTTATGGTTTTCCGCTTCCTGGCTCCGTGAACGTGTCAAAGCAGGCACAGCCAGGCGATAGCGTACAATTGACCATTGATGACACGGTCCAAGGGTACGTGGAAAACGAGATGGACAGTCTCGTTCAAAAATATCAGCCCCAACATGCGGCCATCATTGTCACCAACCCGCAGACCGGGGCCATTTTGGCGATGTCCAGCCGGCCTACCTACAATCCCAACACATACTGGACCGCCAGCGATCCAAACGCACTGTCGCAAAACTGGGCTGTCAGCAGTGTGTTTGAGCCGGGATCGACATTTAAACCCATTGTGTTAACGTCGGCCTTAGCAACTGGGTCTGTGTCGCTGAACCAGACATTCCAGTCGGGTACGACTCAAGTTGCGGGTCATACCATTCAAGACTGGAATTACGGGCAAGGCTGGGGAACTATCACATATCAACAGGCACTCGAGCGGTCTAGTAACGTGGGATTTGCAAAAATCGCCCAGGCGCTCGGGTGGCCTAATTTGCTTCACTATATGGATTTGTTCGGTTTTCTCAATAAAACGGGAGTCGACTTGCCGAATGAAAGCAGCTCCATCATCTTCCCGCCCTCAGAACGTGGCACCATTCAGTTGTCCACGGCGGGCTTCGGACAGGGTATCGCTGTCACTCCGCTTCAACAGATGGCGGCCATGGGCGCCATCGCGAACGGCGGAAAATTGATGAAGCCATATATCACAAGCCAAATCATCTCCCCGGATGGGAAGACAGTGAAGAAGTTTTCGCCCACGGTCGTGCGTCAGAACTTTATTCCTCAGAATGTGTTGGATGCGGTCAATCAAACGATGGTACTGGACGTATCGGGCAAAGACGGGATTGACGGAGTCGCTAAGATTCCAGGCTATGACGTAGCGGGAAAGACAGGTACGGCGCAGGTCGTGGATGCGCAAACGGGACAGTACTATAGCAATCGATTTATCACGTCGTTTATCGGCTACGCTCCGGCAAGTCACCCGGTTGTCGAAGTGTACGTAACGGTAGACTGGCCGAAGGCGGCGGAGGCGAATACGTGGGGTAGCACCATTGCTGCACCGTACGCACGCGACATTATGAAAGACGTTCTCCAGTATGACCACGTTCCTCCGACGGGGACCGTCAAGAATGTCGCAACCCAGACGGCGGGCGCAAACAAAGTACAGTACGTCAAAACGCCAAACATCGTCGGCCTAACCGAACAGGCCGCGACAGCCAAGTTGAAGTCAATTGGACTCAACAACATGTTCGCTGGTGACAGCGGTAACGTCCAGAAGCAGTGGCCAGCACCAGGCATTGACGTGGCCAAGGGCAGCACCCTGTACGGATTGTTACAGACGGGGTCCAGTGGACAAGTTGCTGTTCCCAACCTCACTGGTTTGTCGCTCCGCGATGCGACCAATTTGCTTGCTGCCATGTCGTTGAAAATTTCCCCGACGGGAACGGGTTATGTCACAAAACAAACTGTTCCGTCTGGGACGAAAGTGGGCAGTGGAACGACCATTGGCGTTTCGCTGCAGCCATCGCCATCAAATTAA
- the mraY gene encoding phospho-N-acetylmuramoyl-pentapeptide-transferase, producing MDLQALFFTAIAAFTIALLLGPISIPLLHRLKFGQSIREEGPQHHKKKAGTPTMGGLMILLAVILTTLKFAVSSLDTLMLLLATVGFGLIGFADDFIKIVKKRNLGLTAKQKLLLQSLVTVLLFGLMLWEQGGSHSFGIHIPLSNWVLPVGMFYILFLLVVLVGTTNAVNLTDGLDGLLSGCAIMVFAAYAVYAYWHTNYDVALFCAAMVGALGGFLAFNRHPAKVFMGDTGSLAIGGGLATVSVLTHSELALILFGLVFVVEALSVMIQVFSYRTFGRRVFRMSPLHHHFELGGWSEWEVVLVFWLASFICAFGTLALLSH from the coding sequence TTGGATTTACAAGCACTATTTTTTACAGCCATTGCGGCCTTTACCATCGCACTACTCCTTGGGCCGATCTCGATCCCACTCCTCCATCGGTTGAAGTTTGGCCAATCGATTCGGGAAGAAGGACCGCAGCACCACAAGAAGAAGGCGGGTACCCCGACGATGGGTGGCCTCATGATTCTGCTCGCGGTGATTCTCACGACACTGAAGTTCGCGGTAAGTAGTCTCGATACACTGATGTTGCTTCTCGCAACAGTTGGATTCGGCCTGATTGGGTTTGCGGACGATTTCATTAAAATTGTCAAGAAGCGGAATCTTGGACTGACGGCAAAACAAAAACTTTTGTTGCAATCGCTTGTCACTGTGCTTCTGTTTGGACTAATGTTGTGGGAGCAGGGCGGCAGCCACTCTTTCGGGATACATATTCCTTTATCGAATTGGGTCTTACCCGTGGGCATGTTCTATATCTTGTTTTTGCTCGTCGTGCTGGTCGGCACAACGAATGCGGTGAATTTAACAGACGGTTTGGATGGCCTGTTGTCCGGTTGCGCCATCATGGTGTTTGCTGCGTATGCTGTGTACGCGTACTGGCACACCAACTACGATGTGGCGCTGTTTTGTGCCGCTATGGTGGGGGCACTCGGTGGCTTCCTGGCGTTCAATCGGCATCCTGCGAAAGTGTTTATGGGTGACACCGGATCGCTTGCCATTGGTGGGGGACTCGCGACGGTATCCGTTCTCACGCACAGCGAGTTGGCTCTCATCCTGTTTGGGTTGGTATTTGTCGTGGAAGCACTGTCCGTGATGATTCAAGTGTTTTCCTATCGTACATTTGGGCGGCGTGTCTTTCGCATGAGTCCCCTGCACCATCACTTTGAACTCGGTGGGTGGTCAGAGTGGGAGGTCGTCCTCGTATTCTGGCTGGCGTCGTTTATCTGTGCGTTTGGAACGCTCGCTTTGCTATCGCACTAG
- the murG gene encoding undecaprenyldiphospho-muramoylpentapeptide beta-N-acetylglucosaminyltransferase, translated as MKVVFTGGGTGGHIYPALSLWHYMQSQPGAWEAHYIGTREGLEQSIVGKTDIPFEEVEAAGLRRQVSLSALRTLVKTARGYFQAKRLLKQWKPDVVVGTGGFVTLPVIFAAHALRIPSVVWEGNARPGLTNQLCARRTNAVAISFEGSERFFSKAKRVVLTGNPRGSEVLQIDTRAKREALDNYRILRDQKVVLIFTGSRGSESVNDVITKLLPRFAEHDDWRVIFVTGERHYDQIAASLHDLPRHVTVHPFLYDMPSLLPHVDLVISRAGSSTLAEVCSLGIASILIPSPYVTANHQEENAKRLVDKGAASMIREADLTEDRLWEAIETRMHDDALSEMKACAKANGMPDAVNRFYQIVQEVARKK; from the coding sequence GTGAAAGTTGTATTTACAGGTGGAGGGACTGGCGGGCACATTTACCCTGCCCTGTCCCTTTGGCATTATATGCAATCCCAGCCAGGCGCTTGGGAGGCACACTACATCGGAACAAGGGAAGGACTGGAGCAGTCTATTGTAGGAAAGACCGACATTCCCTTCGAAGAGGTTGAGGCAGCAGGACTTCGCCGACAGGTTTCCCTCAGCGCGCTGCGCACACTCGTGAAAACCGCTCGGGGTTACTTCCAAGCGAAAAGACTGCTCAAGCAGTGGAAGCCGGACGTCGTCGTCGGCACTGGAGGGTTCGTCACCCTGCCGGTGATTTTTGCAGCACACGCACTCCGGATTCCCAGTGTCGTGTGGGAGGGCAACGCGCGCCCGGGACTCACAAACCAGCTGTGCGCGCGCAGAACGAATGCAGTGGCCATCTCGTTTGAAGGCAGTGAGCGATTCTTTAGCAAGGCTAAGCGTGTCGTGCTAACAGGTAACCCGCGCGGAAGCGAAGTTCTGCAAATCGATACGCGGGCAAAACGCGAAGCACTTGACAACTATCGCATCCTGCGCGACCAGAAAGTGGTGCTCATCTTCACCGGCAGCCGCGGGTCGGAATCCGTGAACGATGTCATTACCAAGTTGCTTCCGAGGTTCGCCGAGCACGACGACTGGCGCGTGATTTTCGTCACGGGAGAACGTCATTATGATCAAATCGCCGCGTCGCTTCACGACTTGCCGAGACATGTCACGGTCCATCCATTTCTCTACGACATGCCGAGCCTACTACCCCACGTCGATCTCGTCATCAGCCGCGCCGGCAGCAGCACACTCGCCGAGGTGTGCTCGCTCGGGATTGCTTCGATTCTCATACCGAGTCCCTATGTCACGGCAAACCACCAGGAGGAAAATGCGAAACGCTTGGTGGATAAGGGAGCTGCATCGATGATCCGCGAAGCTGATTTGACGGAAGACAGGCTTTGGGAAGCCATCGAAACTCGAATGCATGATGATGCACTCAGTGAGATGAAGGCGTGCGCAAAAGCTAACGGAATGCCTGATGCGGTCAATAGATTTTACCAGATCGTCCAGGAAGTAGCCCGCAAAAAGTAG
- the murD gene encoding UDP-N-acetylmuramoyl-L-alanine--D-glutamate ligase → MVGYALEGDDEMETQNNLEDWLAHSGEVLVVGLAKSGAAVAELLVRHGFRVTVNERQVRQDGDLVVERLERAGVRFVFGGHPESLLHTDWQFVVKNPGIPYDMPLIAGLVAQARPVFTEIEVASWFARSPIYAITGSNGKTTTTTLVGEMLTADGQRPAVAGNIGTVVSGVVETLEPSQPIALEVSSFQLMGTWRFHPRIAALLNFFPAHLDYHGSFEAYQSAKWKMFDNMTADDVAVLNRDHDLVRPGAAKLDATVHWFSTRETDFENGAGVTDGHIVMVAGGRPRSLMRVDELALKGGHNLQNFLAAATIAAAAGASDEAIRTIGLTFQGVEHRLEFVREVAGVRYYNDSKATNPAACRQGLSAFPHNVVWIAGGLDRGIMFDDLVPDIKGRVKAAVLLGETQGKLKSACDAAGIPSVTLVDSLEAAVEQAHRVASVGDVVLLSPACASWDMFTSFEVRGSMFKEAVHRL, encoded by the coding sequence ATGGTTGGATACGCATTAGAAGGTGACGATGAAATGGAAACGCAAAACAATCTAGAAGACTGGCTGGCGCATTCCGGCGAAGTGCTCGTGGTTGGGCTCGCCAAGAGCGGTGCAGCAGTTGCTGAGCTCTTAGTTCGGCATGGATTTAGGGTTACCGTAAATGAACGACAAGTCCGTCAGGACGGGGACTTGGTGGTGGAGCGCCTGGAACGAGCAGGCGTTCGTTTTGTGTTTGGTGGACACCCGGAGAGCTTGCTCCACACGGATTGGCAATTTGTCGTGAAAAATCCGGGCATTCCATATGATATGCCACTCATTGCAGGTCTTGTAGCGCAGGCGAGACCAGTGTTTACAGAAATCGAGGTGGCCAGCTGGTTTGCTCGGTCTCCCATCTACGCCATCACCGGGTCGAACGGGAAGACGACGACGACGACACTTGTCGGTGAAATGCTCACAGCTGATGGGCAACGTCCTGCGGTTGCGGGAAACATCGGCACGGTCGTGTCCGGGGTAGTGGAAACCTTGGAACCGTCGCAACCAATCGCACTGGAGGTATCCAGCTTCCAGCTCATGGGGACGTGGCGGTTTCACCCTCGAATTGCAGCCCTGCTCAATTTCTTTCCTGCCCATCTGGATTACCATGGTTCCTTCGAAGCATACCAGAGCGCAAAATGGAAAATGTTCGACAACATGACGGCGGACGATGTGGCCGTTCTCAACCGTGATCACGATCTCGTCCGTCCCGGCGCAGCCAAGCTTGACGCCACCGTCCATTGGTTCAGCACCCGTGAAACGGATTTTGAGAATGGGGCAGGGGTCACAGACGGCCATATCGTGATGGTGGCTGGGGGCCGGCCGCGATCGCTCATGCGCGTCGATGAACTGGCACTCAAAGGCGGGCACAATCTGCAAAACTTCCTTGCAGCTGCGACGATTGCTGCAGCGGCAGGGGCATCGGACGAAGCCATTCGGACCATCGGCCTGACTTTCCAAGGTGTCGAGCACCGGTTGGAGTTCGTTCGAGAAGTCGCTGGGGTTCGCTACTACAACGACTCTAAGGCGACGAATCCGGCCGCTTGTCGGCAGGGACTGAGTGCCTTTCCACACAATGTCGTGTGGATTGCCGGAGGGCTCGACAGAGGAATCATGTTTGACGATCTCGTTCCCGACATCAAAGGACGTGTCAAAGCCGCTGTCCTGCTTGGAGAGACACAGGGAAAATTGAAGTCTGCATGCGATGCTGCGGGCATTCCTTCGGTGACTCTCGTGGATAGCCTGGAAGCCGCTGTCGAACAAGCACATCGGGTGGCGTCTGTCGGCGACGTTGTTTTGTTGTCTCCGGCGTGCGCGAGTTGGGATATGTTTACGTCGTTCGAGGTACGGGGAAGCATGTTCAAAGAGGCCGTGCATAGACTGTAA
- the spoVE gene encoding stage V sporulation protein E gives MLRSRSTETARSSLDYLIVGVIVILLCLGIVMVHSASSVIAANKFGDPFFYVKRQMIWAILGVIAMFWFARFDYHALRKHAPKIAIISFVMLVLVLMIGVNRGGSKAWLGFGSLGIQPSEFAKLGLIVFLAHLLSESGERMQSLWRGFMPPLGLSLTAVGLIMLEPDLGQSVVIMGTTLLMMFAAGTRLTHLGGFFGLGLLGFGGLVAMAPYRIQRVVSFLDPWKYPKDEGYQIIQSLYALGSGGILGLGLGNSRQKFLYLPEPQTDFIFSIIGEELGFLGGLSLLLLFGVLVWRGVRTAIYAPDEFGSLLAVGITGMIAVQVLINIGVVTGSIPATGITLPFISYGGSSLTLMLTGVGILLNISKQAVFPQR, from the coding sequence GTGCTTCGATCCCGCAGTACTGAAACAGCTCGAAGTTCACTTGATTACTTAATTGTCGGTGTCATCGTCATTTTGCTCTGTCTGGGCATTGTCATGGTGCACAGCGCTTCGTCGGTCATCGCTGCGAACAAATTCGGCGATCCGTTTTTCTACGTCAAGCGCCAAATGATATGGGCTATTCTAGGCGTAATTGCCATGTTCTGGTTTGCTCGGTTCGATTACCACGCCTTGCGGAAACACGCGCCAAAGATAGCGATCATCAGTTTCGTCATGCTGGTGTTGGTACTCATGATCGGTGTGAATCGGGGCGGTTCGAAAGCGTGGCTTGGTTTTGGCTCCCTCGGTATTCAGCCGTCTGAGTTTGCAAAGCTTGGGCTCATCGTCTTCTTAGCACACCTGTTAAGTGAATCCGGAGAGCGGATGCAATCCTTGTGGCGCGGCTTCATGCCGCCCCTTGGCCTGTCGCTCACTGCCGTCGGGCTGATCATGCTGGAACCGGATCTTGGTCAGAGCGTTGTCATTATGGGAACGACGCTGCTCATGATGTTTGCGGCGGGAACTCGACTGACCCATTTGGGCGGATTCTTTGGGCTGGGACTGCTAGGGTTTGGCGGCCTCGTTGCCATGGCACCGTATCGAATTCAGCGCGTCGTGTCTTTTCTCGATCCCTGGAAGTATCCGAAAGATGAAGGATATCAGATCATCCAATCGCTGTATGCATTGGGATCGGGCGGCATTTTGGGGCTCGGACTCGGCAATAGCCGACAGAAGTTTCTCTATCTGCCGGAGCCGCAGACGGATTTCATTTTCTCCATTATTGGTGAGGAACTCGGCTTCCTAGGAGGTCTCTCCTTACTGTTATTATTCGGTGTCCTCGTTTGGCGGGGTGTCCGGACGGCAATTTACGCACCAGACGAATTCGGGTCTTTACTTGCGGTGGGCATTACTGGCATGATTGCTGTGCAAGTGCTGATCAATATCGGGGTCGTTACCGGATCGATTCCGGCGACGGGAATTACGCTTCCGTTCATCAGTTATGGTGGGTCGTCATTGACACTGATGCTGACAGGCGTGGGGATTCTTCTAAATATCTCCAAGCAAGCTGTGTTCCCGCAGCGTTAA
- a CDS encoding septum formation initiator family protein codes for MAAAEQIRAPQMGQSAVRSPNQHDHHNGRQARRAQGRAARLFNRISLGFCCVASFVAVWLVANSGAAVYKASYENTRLQTQIQQQSAINATLDANVAQLKQPARILREATKLGMQSTKPTVIPVPSGK; via the coding sequence ATGGCTGCCGCAGAACAAATTCGTGCTCCGCAAATGGGGCAAAGTGCTGTACGTTCGCCAAACCAACACGATCATCACAATGGGCGCCAGGCGCGCCGAGCACAGGGAAGGGCAGCTCGTCTCTTCAATCGAATTAGTCTCGGCTTTTGCTGTGTTGCGAGCTTTGTAGCGGTCTGGCTCGTCGCCAACAGTGGTGCCGCGGTCTACAAGGCAAGCTATGAAAATACACGGTTGCAAACGCAGATTCAACAACAGAGCGCAATCAATGCCACGCTTGATGCGAATGTGGCTCAGTTGAAACAGCCTGCACGGATTCTCCGTGAAGCGACGAAACTGGGGATGCAATCGACAAAGCCTACGGTTATTCCCGTTCCTTCTGGGAAGTGA
- a CDS encoding stage V sporulation protein D, with the protein MRVTRGMMRRRLVLLLLMLLVAICLLMGRLVFVQVLQSKWLSGMAKQSWEREIPLSGIRGSVLDSEGEKIAYTASAPSLLAVPSQVKDKEGTAQKLAPILGMPEDKILNLLKKKQLMVYLKPGGKQMSEATAEKVRQLNLPGIYMTEEGKRAYPYGNLAAQVLGITGSDNQGITGIEKQYDNVLQGVKGSITFYAKANGELMPGEGEAVQPATDGNDVKLTINRQIQQYVEREIEQAVADYNPDNVTAIVEDPKSGAILGMANYPTFDPANWRNYPQSTYNQNLAIWKTFEPGSTFKIVTLSAALQENKVNLNDGFYDPGYYEVAGHRIRCWKAGGHGSQTFLNVVENSCNPGFIALGERLGKTTLLSYVKKFGFGQKTGIDLPGEGNGILFKENKMGPLELATTAFGQGVSVTPIQQVMALGAVANGGKLMKPYVVQDIQNHETGQVISEAQPTVVRQVISASTATKVRGALESVVANGSGRNAYKYGYRIAGKTGTAQVAKNGRYESGHYIVSFIGMAPANDPKLIAYIAIDNPHPKHGIVFGGVIAAPIVGNILQDSLQTLGVQPSTQGLQKKYRYGDVVPVDVPNFTGLSVADAKKLALQNTAGLNVEILGAGSTVIAQSPPGRSKVDDGSTIRLYLGDGTSSKSIDKANQNQ; encoded by the coding sequence GTGCGGGTGACTCGAGGGATGATGCGGCGTCGGTTGGTGCTGCTGTTACTTATGCTGCTTGTGGCCATTTGCTTGCTGATGGGCCGTCTGGTGTTTGTGCAGGTCCTTCAATCCAAATGGCTCTCTGGAATGGCGAAGCAGTCGTGGGAACGCGAAATACCGTTGTCTGGGATACGGGGCAGCGTGCTCGACAGTGAAGGCGAGAAAATCGCTTACACGGCCAGTGCACCTTCGCTGTTGGCTGTGCCCAGTCAAGTGAAAGACAAAGAGGGAACGGCACAAAAATTGGCTCCTATACTCGGCATGCCGGAAGACAAAATACTGAATCTATTAAAGAAAAAACAGTTAATGGTATACCTGAAGCCGGGCGGCAAGCAAATGTCCGAAGCGACAGCGGAGAAAGTACGTCAATTGAACCTCCCAGGCATTTATATGACCGAGGAAGGAAAGCGGGCTTACCCATACGGAAACCTGGCGGCGCAGGTGCTTGGCATCACTGGATCGGACAACCAGGGCATCACCGGTATCGAGAAGCAGTATGACAACGTCCTCCAGGGTGTCAAGGGCAGTATCACCTTTTACGCAAAAGCGAACGGGGAACTGATGCCGGGCGAAGGTGAGGCCGTGCAGCCGGCGACCGACGGGAATGATGTTAAGCTTACTATCAATCGTCAGATTCAGCAGTATGTGGAGCGTGAGATCGAACAAGCTGTAGCGGACTACAATCCGGACAACGTCACGGCGATTGTGGAGGATCCGAAGTCGGGGGCGATTTTGGGGATGGCCAATTACCCCACATTTGATCCTGCTAACTGGCGCAATTATCCGCAGTCAACCTACAATCAAAACCTCGCGATTTGGAAAACGTTCGAGCCGGGCTCGACGTTTAAAATTGTCACCCTGTCTGCGGCACTTCAGGAAAACAAGGTCAATTTGAATGACGGCTTTTACGATCCCGGTTACTACGAAGTGGCCGGACACCGTATTCGCTGCTGGAAGGCTGGTGGTCACGGGTCCCAAACATTTTTAAATGTCGTGGAAAACTCGTGTAACCCCGGGTTTATCGCACTGGGCGAACGGTTGGGTAAGACGACTCTTTTATCGTATGTCAAGAAGTTCGGATTTGGTCAGAAGACAGGTATCGATTTGCCGGGTGAAGGCAACGGTATCCTGTTCAAAGAGAACAAAATGGGTCCGCTTGAGTTGGCGACGACCGCATTTGGCCAAGGCGTATCCGTGACACCGATTCAACAGGTGATGGCGCTTGGTGCGGTTGCAAATGGCGGCAAACTCATGAAGCCGTATGTCGTACAAGACATTCAGAATCACGAGACAGGACAAGTCATTTCGGAAGCGCAGCCAACGGTCGTCCGGCAAGTGATCTCAGCGAGCACAGCCACCAAAGTGCGGGGTGCGTTGGAAAGTGTTGTCGCGAACGGAAGTGGGCGCAATGCTTATAAATATGGATACCGAATTGCAGGTAAGACCGGTACAGCACAAGTCGCCAAGAATGGGCGATACGAATCCGGGCACTACATCGTCTCATTTATTGGGATGGCGCCGGCAAATGATCCCAAGCTGATTGCCTATATTGCGATTGACAATCCGCATCCGAAACACGGAATTGTCTTTGGTGGCGTGATCGCCGCTCCGATTGTCGGGAATATTCTTCAGGACAGCCTGCAAACATTGGGCGTGCAACCGTCGACACAAGGTCTGCAAAAGAAATATCGTTATGGAGACGTCGTACCGGTTGACGTGCCAAACTTCACGGGCCTGTCCGTGGCAGATGCGAAAAAACTGGCGTTGCAGAACACGGCCGGTTTGAACGTGGAGATTTTGGGGGCGGGATCGACGGTGATCGCACAATCCCCTCCGGGTCGATCGAAGGTCGACGATGGGTCAACCATTCGCCTGTACTTAGGTGATGGTACCTCTTCGAAGTCAATTGACAAGGCGAATCAAAACCAATAG